From one Henriciella marina DSM 19595 genomic stretch:
- a CDS encoding arginine N-succinyltransferase encodes MTVPYVMRPARLDDFDALMTLAEESGPGFTSLPVHEGIIRERLSKSEKSFSGDLDQPQYGKYLMMMVNHETGEVGGCSAVKAGTGIDQPFFNYRVITVAQASQAADRRHDMDALILTNEFVGFTEVGTLFLRPAHRGGGAGRLAAQSRYLFMASCPDRFGDMVLAELRGVVDSRGNTPFWDAIGQHFFQMSFTEADILSAVTDNQFILDLMPKYPIYVDLLPPEAREVIGRCHADGVGALKLLEWEGFRFERTVDIFDGGPLVAAPRKLIRTIRESRLVKLVEGEADGETGLVSNDHFNDIRVSLIDGASRGDDEFVTSKAVLDRLRLSSGSTARLWLRS; translated from the coding sequence ATGACTGTGCCCTATGTCATGCGGCCGGCACGGCTGGATGATTTCGACGCGCTGATGACGCTGGCAGAGGAATCCGGCCCGGGCTTTACCAGCCTGCCGGTGCATGAAGGCATCATCCGCGAGCGGCTCTCAAAGTCCGAAAAGTCCTTCTCGGGTGACCTCGATCAGCCGCAATACGGCAAGTATCTCATGATGATGGTCAATCATGAGACGGGCGAGGTAGGCGGCTGCAGCGCGGTTAAGGCGGGGACAGGCATTGACCAGCCTTTCTTCAACTACCGGGTCATTACGGTGGCCCAGGCCAGTCAGGCCGCCGACAGGCGCCACGACATGGATGCGTTGATCCTGACCAATGAATTTGTCGGCTTTACCGAGGTTGGCACACTCTTCCTGCGGCCCGCCCATCGCGGCGGCGGGGCAGGGCGGCTGGCGGCCCAGTCGCGCTATCTTTTCATGGCATCCTGCCCGGACCGGTTCGGCGATATGGTGCTGGCGGAATTGCGCGGCGTGGTCGATTCCAGGGGCAATACGCCTTTCTGGGATGCGATCGGCCAGCACTTTTTCCAGATGTCATTTACCGAGGCCGATATCCTCTCTGCCGTCACGGATAATCAGTTCATCTTGGACCTGATGCCGAAATACCCGATCTATGTGGACCTCCTGCCGCCAGAGGCCCGTGAGGTCATCGGACGATGCCATGCAGACGGCGTTGGCGCGCTTAAATTGCTTGAGTGGGAAGGCTTCCGGTTCGAGCGGACGGTTGATATCTTTGACGGCGGCCCGCTTGTCGCCGCGCCCCGCAAACTCATCCGGACGATCCGCGAAAGCCGACTCGTCAAGCTGGTCGAAGGTGAGGCCGACGGTGAAACCGGCCTTGTTTCCAATGATCACTTCAACGATATCCGCGTCAGCCTGATTGACGGCGCAAGCCGCGGCGACGACGAATTTGTAACATCGAAGGCGGTGCTGGACCGCCTGAGGCTGTCATCGGGCAGCACGGCAAGACTTTGGCTGAGGAGCTAG
- a CDS encoding ExbD/TolR family protein: MRGRQTKQADEASVDLTPMLDVVFILLIFFIVTSTFIQEEALGLEPPPPPSQEQSNPENSAILIYVGEDNLITVNGRLTDITGVRANMERLRAENPESSLIIQAHPQARTGTIVKIRDEAYNAQMNRVNIVQSEEE, from the coding sequence ATGCGTGGCAGACAGACGAAACAGGCCGATGAGGCCAGTGTCGACCTGACGCCGATGCTGGATGTGGTCTTCATCCTTCTCATCTTCTTTATCGTGACCTCGACCTTCATCCAGGAAGAAGCACTTGGCCTTGAGCCGCCACCGCCGCCGTCACAGGAACAGTCAAATCCCGAGAATTCGGCGATCCTGATCTATGTCGGCGAAGATAATCTGATCACGGTCAATGGCCGTCTGACGGATATCACCGGTGTTCGTGCGAACATGGAGCGTCTTCGGGCCGAAAATCCCGAAAGCTCCCTGATCATCCAGGCGCATCCGCAGGCGCGCACCGGCACGATCGTCAAGATCCGTGACGAGGCGTACAATGCGCAGATGAACCGGGTGAACATTGTTCAGAGTGAAGAAGAGTAG
- a CDS encoding tetratricopeptide repeat protein, translating to MGLKTVLRSAVIAGAVSVMGAGAAMAQAANCEANEFSSTTGELYLKAETELLQNKNAQAALNALSQLRNQELNCYEQGAVLKLGAAIKIEAGDYNGAVRDLESALNQGYIPASEATTTYYNIFQIYLSQNNLEKALEYSQKWTQAGGTPDRDGKWQLAVVNQKLGRNQDALRWAEQVFRADGPGAERQVYDFLIYLYDETGQRAKKAELLETLLARNPNERRLWDAISGDYFAADQDRKAFEVQKAMYLGGILQKEEEIMRIVNFYNRFNAPYQAAQVLEKEMNAGRVAKTYERMELLANLYQVAREFDRAIPVIEEAARMNNSGAMYERLGRSHAELQNWEQAEAALTRALNAGGIENRDLAWVLIGQSRYERNDRSGAREAFNNANSRAGRGWLDFMRAEEQTEVALVRFEAQSLVQDTENEKRRCEQLAVLGEGNAPEACATVDERLAEAREDLQALTSS from the coding sequence ATGGGATTAAAGACAGTTCTTAGAAGTGCAGTCATTGCAGGCGCTGTGTCCGTTATGGGTGCTGGCGCGGCCATGGCCCAGGCCGCCAATTGCGAAGCCAACGAGTTTAGCTCCACAACGGGTGAGCTTTACCTGAAAGCCGAGACAGAGCTGCTTCAGAACAAGAACGCGCAGGCCGCCCTCAACGCGCTTAGCCAGCTTCGGAATCAGGAGCTTAACTGCTATGAGCAGGGCGCCGTGCTGAAGCTCGGTGCAGCCATCAAGATCGAGGCAGGCGACTATAATGGCGCCGTTCGCGACCTCGAATCAGCGCTGAATCAGGGCTACATCCCCGCGAGCGAAGCCACGACGACCTATTACAACATCTTCCAGATCTATCTCAGCCAGAACAATCTGGAAAAGGCGCTGGAATACTCCCAGAAGTGGACGCAGGCTGGCGGCACACCGGACCGCGATGGCAAATGGCAGCTTGCTGTCGTCAACCAGAAGCTTGGCCGCAATCAGGACGCGCTTCGTTGGGCAGAGCAGGTTTTCCGCGCAGATGGCCCGGGTGCAGAACGTCAGGTCTATGATTTCCTGATCTACCTTTATGATGAAACGGGTCAGCGGGCTAAAAAGGCCGAACTGCTTGAAACGCTGCTCGCCCGTAACCCCAATGAGCGCCGTCTCTGGGACGCGATCTCAGGCGACTATTTCGCCGCGGATCAGGACCGCAAGGCGTTCGAAGTCCAGAAAGCCATGTATCTCGGTGGTATCCTCCAAAAGGAAGAGGAAATCATGCGGATCGTGAACTTCTACAACCGCTTCAACGCCCCTTATCAGGCCGCGCAGGTTCTCGAGAAAGAGATGAATGCTGGCCGGGTCGCCAAGACCTATGAGCGCATGGAGCTGCTTGCCAACCTCTACCAGGTGGCCCGTGAGTTCGACCGCGCCATTCCGGTCATCGAAGAAGCCGCCCGCATGAACAATAGCGGCGCCATGTATGAGCGTCTCGGCCGCTCGCACGCCGAGCTTCAGAACTGGGAACAGGCCGAAGCCGCGCTCACACGGGCGCTGAATGCCGGCGGCATCGAAAACCGCGACCTCGCCTGGGTTCTGATCGGCCAGTCTCGTTATGAGCGGAACGACCGCTCTGGTGCACGTGAAGCCTTCAACAATGCCAATAGCCGCGCCGGTCGTGGCTGGCTCGACTTCATGCGCGCAGAAGAGCAGACCGAAGTCGCACTGGTCCGGTTTGAGGCCCAAAGCCTCGTTCAGGACACTGAAAACGAGAAGCGTCGCTGTGAGCAACTCGCCGTTCTCGGTGAAGGCAACGCCCCTGAGGCGTGTGCCACCGTTGATGAGCGCCTTGCCGAAGCTCGCGAGGACCTACAGGCTCTGACGAGCAGCTAA
- a CDS encoding MotA/TolQ/ExbB proton channel family protein: MGLGLNELEDFLARGGPVLLVIMVATFIMWALILERLFYFRFAHKTVAREAVDEWNARSDRKSVLAHWVRDKLISEVRMKAETNVQMTKAMVALAPLLGLLGTVTGMVAVFDVMAITDGADARSMSGGVSQATIPTMAGMVASISGILFTSGMDRKVSRLVQGVEDEMEIV; encoded by the coding sequence ATGGGACTAGGACTTAATGAGCTTGAGGATTTCCTGGCACGTGGTGGGCCCGTCCTGCTCGTGATCATGGTCGCGACCTTCATCATGTGGGCGCTAATTCTTGAACGGCTCTTTTATTTCCGCTTTGCCCACAAGACGGTCGCACGTGAAGCGGTCGACGAGTGGAATGCACGGTCGGATCGCAAGTCGGTGCTTGCCCACTGGGTTCGCGACAAGCTGATTTCGGAAGTCCGGATGAAAGCTGAAACGAACGTCCAGATGACAAAGGCCATGGTGGCGCTCGCGCCTCTGCTCGGCCTTCTGGGTACGGTGACCGGCATGGTCGCGGTCTTCGACGTCATGGCCATCACTGATGGTGCTGATGCCCGCTCCATGTCGGGGGGTGTGTCTCAGGCCACCATCCCGACCATGGCAGGCATGGTGGCGTCGATTTCGGGGATCCTCTTCACCTCCGGTATGGACCGCAAGGTCAGCCGTCTGGTGCAGGGTGTCGAAGATGAAATGGAGATTGTCTAA
- a CDS encoding DUF481 domain-containing protein yields the protein MKFRYLCAGIAALSLVPAAAAQDGWTGEGSFSAGYTTGNTETADLGLGVKLNRELGVWTYSGEAAAEYGETDSVETRNRVFLSGEVDRQLGDRLFGFVRTSYERDEFSGFDSRLFVGGGVGYKIIENEVTNWSVQGGPGIKVDEVQETTTVRNGVAVVTPASTEQSFSVVGRSELSHQFNDAVSLTNNTDVIYAMESTQVSNSTALTAALTDTFSARFSFDVRYDTNPPPGFEATDTVTRASIVYSFGG from the coding sequence ATGAAGTTCCGGTATTTATGCGCTGGTATCGCTGCGCTGTCACTAGTGCCTGCCGCGGCCGCTCAGGATGGCTGGACGGGCGAAGGTTCGTTCAGCGCTGGCTACACAACAGGCAACACAGAGACCGCAGACCTTGGCCTTGGCGTCAAGCTGAACCGCGAACTCGGTGTGTGGACCTATAGCGGCGAAGCGGCCGCTGAGTATGGCGAAACGGACTCGGTCGAGACGCGCAACCGCGTCTTCCTTTCCGGCGAGGTCGACCGCCAGCTTGGCGACAGGCTGTTTGGCTTTGTGCGGACATCCTATGAGAGAGACGAGTTCTCCGGCTTCGATTCGCGTCTCTTTGTCGGCGGCGGCGTTGGCTACAAGATCATCGAGAATGAGGTGACAAACTGGTCGGTCCAGGGTGGCCCGGGTATCAAGGTCGACGAAGTCCAGGAGACCACGACCGTGCGCAATGGCGTCGCCGTCGTCACCCCCGCCTCAACCGAGCAATCCTTCTCTGTCGTCGGGCGGTCTGAACTTTCGCACCAGTTCAATGACGCGGTGTCGCTGACCAACAATACCGACGTCATCTACGCGATGGAATCGACGCAGGTCAGCAATTCCACAGCGCTGACAGCGGCGCTGACAGATACGTTCTCGGCCCGCTTTTCCTTCGATGTCCGCTATGACACGAACCCGCCGCCTGGTTTCGAGGCGACGGATACGGTCACGCGGGCATCCATTGTCTATTCGTTCGGCGGTTAA
- a CDS encoding TonB family protein: MLENSVLRPLIGLPLAGLIVFGLFSGMKSMISSDFEPPKEVKQRDIVVLTPSSDADDVVTIRPPLKPLDPAVAPPPPPKLSVRFSEVTVDKAVFEPVKPSLGTVDPLQTLVMTPVAIDERDARPIQAPSIVYPDTMRSRGVEGACEVHLNVDPQGRPFDVEAICSNAGFRREAERAIRQVRFVPKIERGTPVTRTGVVYPVEFRFDG, from the coding sequence ATGTTAGAGAACTCAGTCCTACGCCCGCTTATTGGGCTCCCGCTTGCCGGTTTGATCGTATTCGGCCTTTTCTCGGGCATGAAATCCATGATCAGCAGCGATTTCGAACCACCTAAAGAGGTCAAGCAGCGCGATATCGTTGTCCTGACGCCGTCTTCAGATGCTGATGATGTGGTGACTATCCGGCCGCCATTAAAACCACTCGATCCAGCCGTCGCGCCACCGCCGCCCCCAAAGCTATCGGTTCGCTTTTCGGAGGTGACGGTGGACAAAGCGGTGTTCGAGCCGGTGAAGCCGTCACTCGGTACAGTAGATCCGCTGCAGACCCTGGTTATGACGCCCGTCGCAATTGACGAAAGAGACGCTCGCCCGATCCAGGCACCAAGTATCGTTTATCCGGACACGATGCGCTCGCGCGGCGTAGAAGGGGCGTGCGAAGTACATCTGAATGTTGATCCGCAGGGACGGCCCTTCGACGTCGAGGCGATCTGCTCAAATGCCGGATTTCGCCGCGAGGCAGAACGCGCGATCAGGCAGGTTCGCTTCGTGCCGAAAATCGAACGCGGCACACCTGTTACGCGAACAGGCGTGGTCTATCCGGTCGAATTCAGGTTTGATGGTTGA
- a CDS encoding hydrolase, whose protein sequence is MTDLGKMTTEDDAVCERIAAAEETMQARMLDWAATNTGSWNADGLKALAPRLADAFSALEADVKLTPSQPFEKVNEKGETVDFETGPIIRVKSRPEAPVQVVMSGHYDTVFPEGTFTEIKDLGDGRKNGPGLADMKGGLSVMLGALEAFESGPLKDKLGYQIVLSPDEEIGNFASSGALKEAAQSGALVGMTYEPCMETGAMSGGRKGSAVFDIVLHGRSAHAGRSKEDGRSALEAAAHAVVDLEALNGRRPGVSFNVGAIDGGGAVNIVPELAIVRFGARAPDADAAQWATWEVERIFREATARDGITGHLHGGFYRPPKPRNDAQQALFDAVAQTGSALGLELTFEDTGGVCEGNNIFAAGVPNVDTLGVMGGRIHSSEEYVVMSSLVERAQLSALLLNRFADGRIDAAKIKALME, encoded by the coding sequence ATGACTGATTTAGGTAAAATGACGACCGAAGATGACGCTGTCTGCGAACGCATCGCGGCGGCCGAAGAGACGATGCAGGCCCGGATGCTGGACTGGGCGGCGACCAATACGGGCAGCTGGAACGCCGACGGGCTGAAAGCGCTTGCGCCTAGGCTGGCCGATGCCTTCTCCGCTCTTGAGGCCGATGTGAAGCTCACCCCGTCGCAGCCCTTCGAGAAGGTGAATGAGAAGGGTGAGACGGTCGATTTCGAGACCGGTCCGATCATTCGCGTAAAGTCGCGGCCCGAAGCACCGGTGCAGGTCGTCATGAGCGGCCACTATGACACGGTTTTCCCGGAAGGGACCTTCACTGAGATCAAGGACCTTGGAGACGGACGCAAGAACGGGCCGGGCCTTGCCGACATGAAGGGCGGTCTCTCTGTCATGCTAGGGGCGCTCGAAGCGTTTGAAAGCGGCCCCCTGAAAGACAAGCTCGGCTATCAGATCGTCCTTTCCCCTGATGAGGAAATCGGCAATTTCGCAAGCTCTGGCGCGCTCAAGGAAGCGGCCCAGTCGGGCGCGCTTGTGGGCATGACCTATGAGCCGTGTATGGAAACCGGCGCCATGTCCGGTGGCCGCAAGGGGTCTGCGGTGTTCGATATCGTCCTGCACGGGCGCTCGGCCCATGCCGGCCGGTCCAAGGAAGACGGCCGCAGCGCGCTTGAGGCGGCCGCCCACGCCGTTGTCGACCTGGAGGCGCTCAATGGGCGGCGTCCGGGCGTCTCGTTCAATGTCGGTGCCATCGATGGCGGCGGCGCAGTCAACATCGTGCCTGAGCTTGCCATTGTGCGCTTTGGGGCCCGCGCGCCTGACGCCGATGCGGCCCAGTGGGCCACGTGGGAGGTTGAACGGATATTCCGTGAGGCAACCGCCCGCGATGGCATTACCGGCCACCTGCATGGCGGCTTCTATCGCCCGCCAAAACCGCGCAATGACGCCCAGCAGGCGCTGTTTGATGCGGTGGCCCAGACCGGGTCCGCGCTTGGGCTCGAACTGACATTCGAGGACACAGGCGGAGTTTGCGAAGGCAATAATATCTTCGCGGCTGGCGTCCCCAATGTTGATACGCTCGGCGTGATGGGCGGGCGTATTCACTCCAGCGAGGAATATGTCGTCATGTCCAGCCTGGTCGAGCGGGCGCAGCTTTCTGCACTCCTGCTCAACCGTTTCGCGGACGGCCGTATCGATGCGGCGAAGATCAAGGCGCTGATGGAATGA
- a CDS encoding ExbD/TolR family protein, whose translation MARRKRILASDSSGDDDVNLTPMLDVVFILLIFFIVTAQFIKEPGVDINRTEVDNLERQNPLGILIAINDESEIYIDKDQVSLQEVGFRIRELREDNPKGRLVVQADRDSDAGTLISLMEIINNEDGLTAIPVSVEQE comes from the coding sequence ATGGCACGTAGAAAACGTATATTGGCGTCCGACTCTTCAGGTGACGATGATGTCAACCTCACCCCGATGCTTGACGTCGTCTTCATCCTGCTCATCTTCTTTATTGTGACAGCGCAGTTCATCAAGGAGCCGGGTGTCGATATCAACCGGACCGAGGTGGACAATCTCGAGCGGCAAAACCCGCTCGGTATCCTGATCGCGATCAATGACGAGAGCGAGATCTACATCGACAAGGATCAGGTGTCGCTTCAGGAAGTGGGTTTCCGGATCCGGGAACTGCGCGAAGACAATCCAAAGGGCCGCCTGGTCGTCCAGGCAGACCGGGATTCTGATGCAGGCACGCTGATCTCTTTGATGGAGATCATCAACAATGAGGATGGCCTCACGGCCATTCCGGTCTCGGTCGAGCAGGAATAG
- a CDS encoding MotA/TolQ/ExbB proton channel family protein — MKNFNKTLQTLGAAALIAGSAFTFAAPAVAQDVSLSDILRRVQQDSQQMSAEDQRRLQEFRSETAEQQSRMSQARSELQAAEARGAQLSARFDENERQLSELSAELETQAGDFGELLGQFRTAAGETMPIIRESLANFEYSGRAEQLAEVAEARSLPTREDLDRLPNAMLQEMIAQSEVKTFTAPVAGAGPEGEVVETELMRVGIFTAATTNGADFVEVITDDVDEPYLRVLKAQPSGSFASAMRSLINSEPGETVITPIDPSKGDLFAVAGEMPNLQQRIEQGGPVGAVILVLLAIGAAFAIFKIVTLFLMGSAMRRTAKTRKAGTGNPLARVFEAYEQNKHQDLESLELKLDEQILRESPKIERFNDVVKVLAAVAPLLGLLGTVIGMIITFTAITNFGAGDPKLMAGGISVALMTTVLGLVAAIPLLLLHAIASSMARGNQQILDEQAAGLVAERAESNTGVA, encoded by the coding sequence ATGAAGAACTTCAACAAAACTCTGCAGACCCTTGGCGCGGCAGCGCTTATTGCGGGTTCTGCATTCACCTTCGCCGCGCCTGCGGTCGCTCAGGACGTGTCGCTCAGCGATATTCTCCGCCGCGTCCAGCAGGACTCCCAGCAGATGTCTGCCGAAGACCAGCGCCGCCTGCAGGAGTTCCGTTCGGAAACGGCAGAACAGCAGTCGCGCATGTCGCAAGCCCGGTCTGAGCTTCAGGCCGCAGAGGCCCGCGGTGCACAGCTTTCGGCTCGGTTCGACGAAAATGAGCGTCAGCTTTCCGAGCTGTCCGCTGAGCTTGAAACCCAGGCTGGCGACTTCGGTGAGCTGCTCGGTCAGTTCCGCACAGCAGCTGGCGAAACCATGCCGATCATTCGTGAGTCGCTTGCGAACTTCGAGTATAGCGGCCGTGCCGAACAACTCGCCGAAGTGGCCGAAGCCCGTTCGCTTCCGACCCGCGAAGACCTCGACCGGCTTCCGAACGCCATGCTTCAGGAAATGATTGCCCAGTCTGAAGTGAAAACCTTCACGGCACCTGTTGCCGGTGCTGGCCCGGAAGGCGAAGTCGTCGAGACCGAGCTTATGCGTGTCGGTATCTTCACCGCAGCAACGACCAATGGCGCCGACTTTGTCGAAGTCATCACCGATGACGTCGATGAGCCTTATCTTCGCGTCCTCAAGGCACAGCCAAGCGGCAGCTTCGCTTCCGCCATGCGCAGCCTGATCAACTCCGAGCCAGGTGAAACCGTCATTACGCCGATCGACCCGTCCAAGGGTGACCTGTTCGCAGTTGCCGGCGAAATGCCGAACCTGCAGCAGCGTATCGAGCAAGGTGGCCCGGTTGGCGCCGTGATCCTCGTTCTGCTGGCAATCGGTGCAGCTTTCGCAATCTTCAAGATTGTGACCCTGTTCCTGATGGGCAGCGCCATGCGTCGCACGGCCAAGACCCGCAAGGCAGGAACCGGCAACCCGCTGGCCCGCGTCTTCGAAGCGTATGAGCAGAACAAGCATCAGGATCTGGAATCACTGGAGCTCAAGCTCGACGAGCAAATCCTCCGCGAATCGCCGAAGATCGAACGCTTCAACGATGTTGTTAAGGTTCTTGCCGCCGTTGCACCGCTTCTGGGTCTTCTCGGTACGGTTATCGGTATGATCATCACCTTCACCGCCATCACCAACTTTGGTGCAGGCGATCCGAAGCTGATGGCTGGCGGTATTTCGGTCGCGCTCATGACCACGGTTCTTGGTCTCGTCGCAGCTATTCCGCTGCTTCTGCTTCACGCCATTGCGTCCTCCATGGCGCGCGGCAACCAGCAGATTCTTGATGAGCAAGCAGCCGGCCTCGTCGCTGAGCGTGCAGAGTCCAACACGGGAGTGGCGTAA
- a CDS encoding energy transducer TonB produces MFSNPIIRLVIGIPLAAIVVLALFTFMYKMINQDYEQPEDVAQRTLERITPADENQEVRTRQRNKPQRMNSADKPPPPPKMSASRSDIDLPTPNIQGAAPTELNVDRLDSLAIDPVAISDRDAQPIRPPVPTYPTRAAERGTEGTCDVRFDVDTRGRPYNVQANCSDSIFKREAERAVSRVEFAPKIVRGQPAERRNVVYPLEFRLDG; encoded by the coding sequence ATGTTTTCGAATCCAATCATCCGTCTGGTGATAGGTATTCCGCTCGCGGCGATCGTCGTGTTGGCGCTTTTCACCTTCATGTACAAGATGATCAATCAGGACTACGAACAGCCTGAGGATGTCGCGCAACGTACACTGGAGCGGATCACGCCGGCTGACGAAAATCAGGAAGTCCGGACCCGGCAGCGTAACAAGCCGCAACGGATGAACTCCGCCGACAAGCCGCCGCCACCGCCGAAAATGTCGGCCTCGCGTTCGGACATCGATCTGCCAACCCCCAACATCCAGGGTGCGGCGCCGACCGAGCTGAATGTTGATCGGCTGGACTCTCTGGCCATCGATCCTGTTGCGATTTCTGATCGTGACGCGCAGCCGATCCGTCCGCCAGTGCCAACCTATCCAACGCGGGCTGCTGAGCGGGGGACTGAAGGCACGTGCGATGTCCGGTTCGACGTCGACACGCGCGGTCGTCCTTACAACGTTCAGGCCAACTGCAGCGACAGCATTTTCAAACGTGAAGCTGAGCGTGCTGTGAGCCGTGTGGAGTTTGCGCCCAAGATCGTTCGCGGTCAGCCGGCCGAGCGCCGCAATGTGGTCTACCCGCTTGAGTTCCGTCTCGACGGTTGA
- a CDS encoding cystathionine gamma-synthase family protein: MSKPEKSYRKRKIGDHQLKPESLVMGYGFDPAMSENSIKPPIFMTSTFAFKSARDGEALFRQLAGKRLDGDPEEADLIYTRFNNPNMEVLEDRLTLYDAGEMSLVFSSGMGAITTALLACAGAGTTILHSSPLYGGTEVFMRTFMPDFGVTPFEMDAWATEDKILERAREAAKTGPLSVIFTESPANPTNALVDIAACARVADTIEKETGHRPVIMCDNTMMGPIGHLPIKHGADIALYSLTKYIGGHSDLVGGAAVGSEATIAKIRRVRNYLGTTLDAHTCWLLTRSLETVRMRMEKAFANARICAEYLRDHPKIGKVMYPAFLEEGDPQRKVFDEQCEAAGSTFSFDVKGGKEAAFRLLDNLQLVKLAVSLGGTESLMCHPGSTTHSGVDQEIRERIGFTDGLVRFSVGVEAPEDLLVDLEQALEKV, encoded by the coding sequence ATGAGCAAGCCCGAGAAATCCTACCGCAAGCGCAAGATTGGCGACCATCAGCTGAAGCCGGAATCGCTGGTCATGGGCTATGGGTTCGATCCGGCCATGTCCGAAAACTCCATCAAGCCGCCCATCTTCATGACATCGACCTTCGCGTTCAAATCTGCGCGCGATGGCGAGGCCCTGTTCCGCCAACTTGCTGGCAAGCGTCTGGACGGGGATCCGGAAGAAGCCGATCTCATCTATACGCGCTTCAACAATCCGAACATGGAAGTGCTCGAAGACCGGCTCACCCTCTATGATGCCGGGGAAATGTCGCTGGTCTTTTCGTCCGGCATGGGCGCCATCACGACCGCGCTTCTGGCCTGTGCAGGTGCAGGCACCACCATCCTCCACTCCAGCCCGCTCTATGGCGGCACCGAGGTCTTCATGCGGACCTTCATGCCCGATTTCGGCGTGACCCCGTTTGAGATGGATGCCTGGGCCACCGAGGACAAGATTCTGGAACGCGCGCGCGAGGCCGCAAAGACCGGCCCGCTGAGCGTCATCTTTACCGAATCGCCGGCCAATCCGACCAATGCGCTCGTCGACATTGCGGCCTGTGCCCGTGTCGCTGATACGATCGAAAAAGAGACCGGCCATCGCCCGGTCATCATGTGCGACAATACGATGATGGGCCCTATCGGGCACCTGCCAATCAAGCATGGCGCGGATATCGCGCTCTATTCGCTGACCAAATATATCGGCGGCCACTCTGACCTTGTGGGCGGTGCAGCCGTTGGCAGTGAGGCGACGATCGCCAAGATTCGCCGCGTGCGCAATTATCTCGGCACCACGCTGGACGCTCATACTTGCTGGCTGCTGACGCGGTCACTGGAAACGGTGCGCATGCGTATGGAGAAAGCCTTCGCCAATGCGCGTATCTGCGCCGAATACCTGCGCGATCACCCAAAGATCGGCAAAGTTATGTATCCGGCCTTCCTCGAAGAGGGCGACCCCCAGCGCAAGGTCTTCGATGAACAGTGCGAAGCGGCCGGCTCGACGTTCTCCTTCGATGTGAAGGGCGGCAAGGAAGCAGCCTTCCGCCTCCTTGATAACCTCCAGCTGGTCAAGCTCGCGGTCAGTCTCGGCGGTACCGAAAGCCTGATGTGTCACCCCGGGTCCACGACGCATTCCGGCGTCGATCAGGAAATCCGGGAACGCATCGGCTTTACCGACGGCCTTGTCCGCTTCTCGGTTGGCGTCGAGGCGCCAGAAGATCTTCTGGTCGACCTCGAACAGGCGCTTGAGAAAGTCTAG